The following are encoded together in the Xanthobacter autotrophicus Py2 genome:
- a CDS encoding type III restriction protein res subunit (PFAM: type III restriction protein res subunit~KEGG: deb:DehaBAV1_1044 type III restriction enzyme, res subunit): protein MALHPDFPTDPYAVLLPDVRWYPGDEMLGGMGYEMLLPPLVYKVRKAVAAWRASGYEGASPTTAALLNHWFRDEHMMPQADGTVRPFQWYFAQREAVESAIWLYEIERARDPYALMKFDSSGRVSKGMFAEDWTRYVLKLATGAGKTKVMSLLMTWCYFHKLYEPDSDLSTNFLLIAPNIIVLDRLRTDFDGARIFYEDPLLPDNGYEGQNWQDDFQMTVHIQDEIGLVAPQGNLFLTNIHRVYESGSAPAFEDQNATDYFLGKKPVGKATDSQVDLGMIVREVPDLVVLNDEAHHLHDAQSAWFKSIEDISLRLRQKGTQLSAQFDLSATPKHNNGAIFVQTVSDYPLVEAIRQGVVKTPVLPDGPSRAKLQEKKSAQFTEQYEDYLHLGYLEWKKVYDELLPTGKKSVLFVMTDDTRNCDEVAEYLESRYPELKGGVLVIHTKRNGEISEASSGKSKEELDKLREASKSIDDPASPYKAIVSVMVLREGWDVQNVVSIVGLRPYTSAARILPEQTLGRGLRRMFRGEDVQEKVSVIGTDAFMDFVEGIKVEGVELEYQPMGERTGPKSPVVIEVDQDNKAKDIDKLDIDLPLLAPRIQREYKNLADLDVAALGHKRVAYRLFTEEEQREIVFRDMNTDQQSHVTAMDTAFTPNYQNMIGFFARSIMRDLRLVGGFDVLFGKIKAFVESYLFDRAVDLDDLNTLRNLSEIEATRTLVETIKGAVNALTVQDTGTTEVRGSIRLAKTRPFLVKEQPFLVPKKSIFNKVVGDSHFELEFAAFLDGCPDIVSFVKNSQSTSFRIEYQNADGSIANYIPDFIVKQTDSDVWIVETKGREDLDDPLKWDRLQQWCADATAHDEAGRTFSPLFVRQEDWEQYKPARFHDAIAAHR, encoded by the coding sequence GTGGCGCTGCATCCTGATTTTCCGACGGACCCCTATGCGGTGCTGCTCCCGGATGTACGCTGGTATCCCGGCGACGAAATGCTTGGCGGCATGGGCTATGAAATGTTGCTGCCGCCCCTCGTGTATAAGGTCCGCAAGGCCGTGGCGGCATGGCGAGCGTCCGGCTACGAGGGGGCTTCCCCGACCACGGCGGCGTTGCTCAATCACTGGTTCCGCGACGAGCATATGATGCCGCAGGCCGACGGGACCGTGCGGCCGTTTCAATGGTACTTCGCGCAGCGCGAGGCGGTGGAATCGGCCATCTGGCTTTACGAAATCGAGCGGGCGCGCGACCCGTATGCGCTAATGAAATTCGATTCCTCCGGGCGGGTGTCCAAGGGCATGTTCGCCGAGGACTGGACCCGTTATGTGCTGAAACTCGCGACCGGCGCGGGGAAGACCAAGGTCATGAGTCTTCTCATGACGTGGTGTTATTTCCACAAGCTCTATGAGCCGGATTCCGATCTTTCGACGAATTTCCTGCTGATCGCGCCCAACATCATCGTGCTTGATCGGCTGCGTACCGATTTCGACGGCGCCCGGATTTTCTACGAAGACCCGCTGCTCCCGGACAACGGTTATGAGGGGCAGAACTGGCAGGACGATTTCCAGATGACCGTCCACATCCAGGACGAAATCGGGTTGGTCGCACCGCAGGGCAACCTGTTCCTGACCAATATTCATCGCGTCTATGAATCCGGGTCCGCCCCGGCCTTCGAGGATCAGAATGCGACGGACTATTTCCTCGGAAAAAAGCCGGTCGGCAAGGCGACGGACAGCCAGGTCGATCTCGGCATGATCGTGCGCGAGGTGCCCGATCTCGTCGTTCTGAACGACGAAGCGCACCACCTGCATGACGCGCAGAGCGCGTGGTTCAAATCCATCGAGGACATATCGTTGCGCCTGCGCCAGAAGGGGACGCAGCTCTCGGCGCAATTCGACCTCTCCGCCACGCCCAAGCACAATAACGGCGCGATCTTCGTGCAGACGGTCAGCGATTATCCGCTGGTCGAGGCGATCCGTCAGGGCGTGGTCAAGACACCGGTGCTGCCGGACGGGCCGTCGCGCGCCAAGCTCCAGGAAAAAAAGAGCGCACAGTTTACCGAGCAATATGAAGACTATCTTCATCTCGGCTATCTCGAATGGAAGAAGGTCTATGACGAGCTTCTCCCGACAGGGAAGAAGTCCGTGCTGTTCGTCATGACCGACGACACGCGCAATTGCGACGAAGTGGCCGAATATCTGGAAAGCCGCTACCCCGAGCTGAAAGGCGGCGTGCTGGTTATCCATACCAAGCGCAACGGCGAGATTTCCGAAGCGTCCTCCGGCAAGAGCAAGGAGGAACTGGACAAGCTGCGCGAAGCCAGCAAATCCATCGACGATCCTGCCAGCCCCTACAAAGCCATCGTCTCCGTCATGGTGCTGCGCGAAGGCTGGGATGTGCAGAACGTCGTCTCGATCGTCGGCCTGCGGCCCTACACCAGCGCGGCGCGCATCCTGCCGGAACAGACCCTTGGCCGCGGGCTGCGGCGCATGTTCCGCGGCGAAGACGTGCAGGAAAAGGTCAGCGTCATCGGCACGGACGCCTTCATGGACTTTGTCGAAGGGATCAAGGTCGAGGGCGTCGAACTCGAATACCAGCCGATGGGCGAGCGAACCGGCCCCAAATCGCCGGTCGTCATCGAGGTCGATCAGGACAACAAGGCCAAGGATATCGACAAGCTCGACATCGACCTGCCGCTCCTCGCGCCCCGTATCCAGCGCGAGTACAAGAATCTCGCCGATCTTGATGTGGCCGCGCTGGGCCACAAGCGCGTCGCCTATCGCCTGTTCACGGAGGAAGAGCAGCGCGAGATCGTCTTCCGCGACATGAACACCGACCAGCAAAGCCACGTCACGGCGATGGACACGGCCTTCACGCCCAACTACCAGAACATGATCGGGTTCTTTGCGCGCTCCATTATGCGCGACCTGCGGCTTGTCGGCGGATTCGATGTCCTCTTCGGCAAGATCAAGGCGTTCGTGGAGTCATATCTCTTCGATCGTGCCGTGGACCTGGATGACCTCAACACGCTGCGAAATCTGTCCGAGATCGAGGCCACGCGCACACTGGTCGAAACCATAAAAGGTGCCGTCAACGCGCTCACGGTGCAGGATACCGGCACGACCGAGGTGCGCGGCTCCATCCGGCTGGCCAAAACCCGGCCGTTCCTCGTGAAGGAGCAGCCTTTCCTCGTACCGAAGAAATCGATCTTCAACAAGGTCGTCGGCGACTCGCATTTCGAGCTGGAATTCGCGGCGTTTCTTGACGGCTGCCCCGACATCGTCTCGTTTGTGAAGAACAGCCAGAGTACGTCCTTCCGCATTGAATACCAGAACGCCGACGGCAGTATCGCCAACTACATCCCCGACTTCATCGTAAAGCAGACCGACAGCGATGTCTGGATCGTCGAAACCAAAGGCCGCGAAGACCTCGACGATCCGCTCAAGTGGGACCGTCTTCAGCAGTGGTGCGCCGATGCCACCGCGCACGACGAAGCCGGGCGTACCTTCAGCCCTCTGTTCGTCCGGCAAGAGGACTGGGAGCAGTACAAGCCGGCCCGTTTCCACGATGCGATCGCCGCTCATCGGTAA
- a CDS encoding parB-like partition protein (TIGRFAM: parB-like partition protein~PFAM: ParB domain protein nuclease~KEGG: pde:Pden_1541 ParB-like partition proteins), producing MTETHNIPLNKLIQWDGNVRRTGADDGIEELAASIGAHGLLQALIVRKAKGGQFAVVAGQRRLKALKLLASRKTLTASAPIRCELVSEETDAGELSLAENVMRVAMHPADQFEAFRDLVDRGLDIAAVARRFGISETLVVKRLKLGRLSPVILDAYRNGDIDLEETQAFAITDDHAAQERVLADLPEWNRSAALIRRHLTEDEISATDKRVCFIGLDAYEQAGGAVRRDLFDDAHSGTILDPALLDRLVDAKLTAFAEGVRAEGWAWVDLAGMLDRSVMAGYRRVCPEQVPLTDAQQAELEALSAEYDTLADSPGADAGEEAVLARLDFIQHRLDELDAAQERWSAETLSSAGAIVGIGWDGAAVIERGLARRDAVPDIDIGDDEKPVRTAAGISATLVTELTARKTVALRKVAADNVPVMLAAVVHALALPCFYSGAQSRSCLQLSLREACPERHLRDQEPMETAQAFGTAEARWTALLPEDPSALWTWCLAQPQDTLLALLAHIGARAIDAVRLKADRPEAGRFVHAEQLAQTVGFDMAAHFTPDCDSYFGRVTGTQIIAALCEAKGVSPAPAWTRMKKSDLATFAARELAGTGWLPAVLRCQDEVEPLADAA from the coding sequence ATGACCGAGACGCACAATATCCCTCTGAACAAGCTGATCCAGTGGGACGGCAATGTCCGTCGTACAGGCGCCGATGACGGCATCGAAGAACTTGCCGCCTCCATAGGGGCGCACGGCCTGTTGCAGGCGCTGATCGTCCGCAAGGCGAAGGGCGGCCAATTCGCCGTTGTCGCCGGGCAACGGCGCCTGAAGGCGCTGAAGCTGCTGGCCTCACGGAAGACGTTGACCGCATCCGCACCCATCCGGTGCGAACTCGTATCGGAAGAGACCGATGCCGGGGAATTGTCCCTCGCGGAAAACGTCATGCGCGTCGCCATGCATCCGGCAGATCAGTTTGAGGCCTTCCGGGACCTGGTCGATCGCGGACTCGATATCGCGGCAGTGGCGCGGCGCTTCGGTATAAGCGAGACTTTGGTCGTGAAACGGCTGAAGCTGGGCCGGCTGAGCCCTGTCATTCTCGATGCCTATCGCAACGGCGACATTGACCTCGAAGAGACTCAGGCATTTGCGATCACAGACGACCATGCGGCCCAAGAGCGGGTTCTGGCCGATTTGCCGGAATGGAACCGTTCGGCAGCGCTCATCCGCCGCCATCTGACTGAAGATGAAATTTCCGCTACCGACAAGCGGGTGTGCTTCATCGGCCTCGATGCCTACGAGCAGGCGGGCGGCGCGGTGCGGCGCGACCTGTTCGACGACGCGCACAGCGGAACTATCCTTGATCCGGCATTGCTGGACCGGCTGGTTGACGCGAAGCTGACCGCCTTTGCGGAAGGTGTGCGCGCGGAAGGCTGGGCTTGGGTCGATCTGGCCGGCATGCTGGATCGTTCGGTCATGGCCGGCTACCGCCGCGTTTGCCCGGAACAGGTGCCTCTCACCGACGCGCAACAGGCCGAACTTGAAGCGTTGTCCGCAGAGTATGACACGCTTGCTGACTCGCCGGGGGCCGACGCTGGCGAGGAGGCGGTTCTGGCGCGGCTAGATTTCATCCAGCACCGTCTGGACGAGCTTGACGCCGCACAAGAGCGCTGGAGCGCCGAAACGCTGTCATCCGCCGGAGCCATAGTCGGCATCGGCTGGGACGGGGCCGCTGTGATCGAGCGTGGGCTCGCCCGGCGCGACGCGGTGCCGGACATCGACATCGGTGACGACGAGAAACCTGTCCGGACTGCGGCGGGGATTTCAGCGACGCTCGTCACCGAGTTGACGGCCCGGAAGACCGTGGCGTTGCGGAAGGTGGCCGCTGACAACGTGCCGGTCATGCTGGCGGCCGTGGTCCATGCGCTGGCCCTGCCGTGCTTCTATAGCGGCGCGCAGAGCCGGTCCTGCCTGCAACTCTCGCTCCGGGAAGCATGCCCGGAGCGGCATTTGCGCGACCAGGAACCGATGGAGACCGCGCAGGCCTTCGGTACAGCAGAAGCGCGCTGGACGGCGCTTCTGCCCGAAGACCCTTCCGCCCTCTGGACGTGGTGCCTGGCGCAGCCGCAGGACACATTGCTGGCGCTGCTAGCCCATATCGGCGCGCGTGCCATCGACGCCGTGCGTCTCAAGGCCGACCGGCCCGAAGCCGGGCGGTTCGTTCATGCGGAACAGCTCGCTCAAACGGTTGGTTTCGACATGGCGGCGCACTTCACGCCCGATTGTGACAGCTATTTCGGGCGCGTTACCGGCACGCAGATCATCGCGGCGCTGTGCGAGGCAAAGGGCGTATCGCCCGCCCCCGCATGGACGCGAATGAAGAAATCGGACCTTGCGACCTTCGCGGCCCGCGAGCTTGCCGGCACCGGCTGGTTGCCGGCGGTCCTGCGCTGTCAAGACGAGGTCGAACCTCTCGCGGACGCCGCCTGA
- a CDS encoding protein of unknown function DUF955 (PFAM: protein of unknown function DUF955~KEGG: rpa:RPA4130 hypothetical protein) — MSRIFSLKLARQTAEALLRDDGISGLPVDPFAIAESRDIVVQGKPEEHDGVSGMLLRHGNDFGIVFATHIPSPGFQRFSVSHELGHYFLPGHIDQVIKDGVHVSRAGFVTDDPYELEADHFAAGLLMPEAPFRKAMERFDPGLDAIEQMADMCVTSRTATAIRFAELSDAAVAVIVSTGGIIDYCFMSDAMKSLPKLDWIRKGMPLPAGTATAKLAADAERIAAGDRLGNETDLRDWLGGTTRAAIAEESVGLGRYGKVLTVLSSNSLGQDDDPDDREDDEDSLIESWTPRFRR, encoded by the coding sequence GTGAGCCGGATATTCAGCCTGAAACTCGCCCGGCAGACGGCGGAAGCGCTCCTGCGGGATGACGGTATTTCAGGGCTTCCGGTCGACCCATTCGCGATCGCGGAGAGCCGTGACATCGTGGTTCAGGGCAAACCGGAGGAGCATGACGGCGTATCCGGGATGCTGCTGCGGCACGGCAACGATTTCGGCATCGTCTTTGCCACCCATATCCCCAGCCCTGGCTTTCAACGGTTCAGCGTCAGCCATGAACTCGGCCATTATTTCCTGCCGGGGCATATCGACCAAGTCATCAAGGACGGCGTGCACGTCTCCCGCGCGGGGTTTGTGACCGACGACCCCTATGAGCTGGAGGCCGATCATTTCGCCGCCGGTCTGCTGATGCCGGAAGCGCCTTTTCGCAAGGCGATGGAACGGTTCGATCCGGGCCTCGATGCAATCGAGCAGATGGCCGACATGTGCGTGACCTCGCGCACGGCGACCGCCATTCGGTTCGCGGAGCTGTCCGACGCCGCGGTCGCCGTCATCGTCAGCACGGGAGGCATCATTGATTACTGCTTCATGTCGGACGCCATGAAGTCGCTGCCGAAACTGGACTGGATTCGCAAAGGCATGCCGCTGCCGGCGGGCACCGCCACGGCAAAGCTCGCCGCCGATGCGGAACGTATCGCGGCCGGGGACCGACTGGGTAACGAGACCGATCTGCGGGACTGGCTTGGCGGCACGACGCGCGCCGCAATCGCTGAGGAATCCGTCGGCCTGGGGCGCTACGGCAAGGTCCTGACAGTCCTGTCATCGAACAGCCTCGGCCAGGACGACGACCCCGATGACAGGGAAGACGACGAAGACAGCCTCATTGAGAGCTGGACGCCCCGCTTCCGGCGCTAG
- a CDS encoding transcriptional regulator, XRE family (PFAM: helix-turn-helix domain protein~KEGG: rpa:RPA4129 possible transcriptional regulator, XRE family), producing MTDNESPSDIFRERLKSARELRGYSQEQLGARAGMPASSIAHFETGRKPSFDSLRRLANALEITTDYLLGRVDSPELAQAGDPLFRDIGKLTGSDREIAKDFLEILARRSAKKDKGP from the coding sequence ATGACCGACAATGAAAGCCCCAGCGACATTTTCCGCGAAAGGCTGAAAAGTGCCAGAGAATTAAGGGGTTACAGTCAGGAGCAGCTGGGCGCGCGTGCCGGCATGCCGGCCAGCTCCATTGCCCATTTCGAAACAGGACGTAAGCCGTCCTTCGATTCGCTGCGGCGACTCGCCAATGCGCTGGAGATTACCACGGACTACCTGCTCGGGCGCGTGGACAGCCCTGAACTCGCGCAGGCGGGCGACCCCCTTTTCCGCGACATAGGCAAATTGACCGGCAGCGACCGCGAGATCGCGAAGGACTTTCTGGAGATACTCGCCAGGCGCAGCGCGAAGAAGGACAAAGGCCCGTGA
- a CDS encoding conserved hypothetical protein (KEGG: rsp:RSP_7322 hypothetical protein): MSAPDPFHKTDALDEVLLDVAALIELSPHDRKVAENRYRRLKTHLERRGSPLAPYLIDGISLIYAQGSIATSTTILSGTDDDRFDVDAIVEIEVPADWDNSRALDLLEESLQGFPGASKIVRCTRCVQLQFPFMHMDVTILDRRQRLAVERAGEIFHSPDTGPASRVPSNPWGFTNWFRGQVGIGQELFAEALRRHRGAVSRNRLRYLDEQERLVVAEAEQHELPPVIPSAIDAQEAVALKLLKRYLNLRYDNLPLSRPPSIYLTKRAGSLGYVPLGLTAQLYALADDTAKVMRQHLADGTRPREENPSYPPDRINDRWPRPDAAGLADMTALAEALEHLASRLEFMATASLTDIANTIDELFGERIGREQRAILMERYDRRDRVESVLSAPRTGGIYAPAVAAAPERLREVPRHNFHPFILRAPTDDADED; encoded by the coding sequence ATGTCCGCACCGGACCCTTTTCATAAGACTGACGCCCTCGACGAGGTGCTTCTCGATGTAGCGGCGCTGATCGAACTCAGCCCGCACGACCGCAAGGTCGCCGAAAACCGCTATCGCCGCCTCAAGACTCATCTTGAGCGCCGCGGCAGCCCCCTCGCGCCTTACCTGATTGACGGGATCAGCCTGATCTATGCCCAGGGCTCGATCGCCACGAGTACGACCATCCTCAGCGGGACGGATGACGACCGCTTCGACGTTGACGCCATTGTCGAGATCGAGGTGCCCGCCGACTGGGACAACAGCCGGGCGCTCGACCTTCTGGAGGAGTCGTTGCAGGGATTTCCGGGCGCGAGCAAGATCGTGCGCTGCACCCGTTGCGTGCAGCTCCAGTTTCCCTTCATGCACATGGACGTCACGATTCTCGACCGGCGGCAGCGCCTCGCGGTGGAGAGGGCCGGCGAGATTTTCCATTCACCCGACACCGGCCCGGCGTCGCGGGTGCCGTCCAACCCGTGGGGGTTCACCAACTGGTTTCGCGGCCAGGTCGGCATCGGCCAGGAACTCTTCGCGGAAGCCCTGCGGCGCCACCGCGGCGCGGTTTCCCGGAACCGCCTGCGCTATCTCGACGAGCAGGAGCGGCTGGTTGTCGCCGAGGCCGAGCAGCACGAATTGCCGCCCGTCATACCCAGCGCGATCGACGCGCAAGAGGCCGTCGCGCTCAAGCTGCTGAAGCGGTACCTCAACCTGCGCTACGACAATCTGCCCCTTTCGCGCCCGCCCTCCATCTATTTGACGAAGCGCGCCGGAAGCCTGGGATACGTCCCGCTTGGGCTTACCGCCCAGCTTTACGCCCTTGCCGATGACACGGCGAAGGTCATGCGCCAGCACCTTGCGGATGGCACCCGCCCGCGGGAAGAAAACCCGTCCTATCCGCCCGACCGCATCAATGACCGCTGGCCGCGGCCCGATGCCGCCGGTCTCGCCGATATGACGGCGCTGGCCGAAGCGCTGGAGCATCTTGCGTCACGGCTGGAATTCATGGCGACGGCGTCGCTGACGGATATCGCCAACACCATCGACGAATTGTTCGGCGAGCGGATCGGCCGGGAGCAGCGCGCGATCCTGATGGAGCGCTACGACCGGCGGGATCGGGTGGAGTCGGTGCTGTCCGCGCCGCGCACCGGCGGCATTTATGCCCCGGCCGTCGCCGCCGCGCCGGAGCGTTTGCGCGAGGTGCCGCGCCACAACTTCCATCCCTTCATCCTCCGCGCGCCGACGGACGACGCGGATGAAGACTGA
- a CDS encoding hypothetical protein (KEGG: rsp:RSP_4247 hypothetical protein), whose protein sequence is MKTDGARSPDAQLKAMATQWPDFLGKRLGDGTLVWRGPLRPKARLYEVFLFWKPSAMTLPYVMVIDPPLEPRPGGTFAEIPHLIYDASNPSSSGLCLFDPQGGEWSAARLIAETTIPWTAEWLAYYELWHLTGQWLAPGVGYESVARMHAADEEIIRMVKADVH, encoded by the coding sequence ATGAAGACTGACGGCGCGCGCTCGCCCGACGCCCAGCTCAAGGCGATGGCCACCCAGTGGCCGGACTTCCTGGGAAAGAGGCTGGGGGACGGCACATTGGTTTGGCGGGGGCCGCTGCGGCCGAAGGCCAGGCTGTATGAAGTATTCCTCTTCTGGAAGCCCAGCGCGATGACGCTGCCCTACGTGATGGTCATCGACCCGCCGCTGGAGCCGCGCCCCGGCGGCACCTTCGCCGAAATCCCGCACCTGATCTATGACGCGAGCAATCCGTCCAGCTCTGGCCTGTGTCTGTTTGATCCCCAAGGCGGCGAGTGGTCCGCCGCGCGTTTGATCGCGGAAACGACGATTCCCTGGACCGCCGAATGGCTTGCCTATTACGAGCTATGGCACCTGACCGGCCAATGGCTCGCGCCCGGCGTCGGTTATGAGAGCGTGGCGCGCATGCACGCGGCGGACGAGGAGATCATCCGGATGGTGAAAGCCGATGTTCACTGA
- a CDS encoding Patatin (PFAM: Patatin~KEGG: rpd:RPD_2292 patatin): MFTDRRANSLPTRRVRQPWPADRPFKILSLDGGGIRGIYTAEILRRCEESFCGGAPVAQHFDMIAGTSTGGIIALGLGLGIPTAEITGFYHDDGRKIFPPLPDGWIGRVRRFLRSLTGPKLIHEELEEALKRRFTDHLLGDSMTRLVIPAFMMPKTEIAVFKTDHHADFRNDHATPMWKVARATSAAPTYLKGLEHEPSGRIFIDGGVWANNPVMVALVDAITAYDISFDQVEILSIGTGNAPFALRKPAVFRGLIAWREAIKAAMFLTTDNATAQAKLLLGPERCLRIEPAEADAGIEMDDYDEAFARLPDRAAEHFEGRRTEISTFFGQKVLPRERQYSGK; the protein is encoded by the coding sequence ATGTTCACTGACCGCCGTGCGAACAGCCTGCCAACCCGCCGCGTGCGCCAACCCTGGCCGGCGGACAGGCCCTTCAAAATCCTCTCGCTCGACGGCGGGGGGATCAGGGGCATCTACACCGCTGAAATCCTGCGGCGTTGTGAAGAGAGTTTTTGCGGCGGCGCGCCTGTGGCGCAGCATTTCGACATGATCGCCGGCACATCGACCGGCGGCATCATCGCCCTCGGATTGGGCCTGGGCATACCGACCGCCGAGATAACCGGCTTCTATCACGATGATGGCCGGAAGATATTTCCGCCGCTGCCGGATGGATGGATCGGCCGGGTCCGCCGATTCCTGCGGTCCCTCACCGGGCCGAAGCTGATTCACGAAGAGCTGGAAGAGGCTCTGAAGCGCCGGTTCACCGACCATCTTCTCGGCGACTCCATGACCCGGCTGGTCATTCCGGCCTTCATGATGCCGAAGACTGAAATCGCCGTCTTCAAGACCGATCATCACGCGGATTTCCGGAACGATCACGCGACCCCGATGTGGAAGGTGGCGCGGGCGACCTCGGCCGCGCCGACCTATCTCAAGGGGCTTGAACACGAACCGAGCGGCCGGATTTTCATCGACGGCGGCGTATGGGCCAACAATCCGGTCATGGTCGCGCTCGTCGATGCCATCACCGCCTACGATATCAGTTTCGACCAGGTGGAAATTCTCAGCATCGGGACCGGCAATGCGCCCTTCGCCCTGCGTAAGCCCGCCGTATTCCGGGGTCTGATCGCGTGGCGGGAAGCAATTAAAGCGGCGATGTTCCTGACCACCGACAACGCGACAGCGCAGGCAAAGCTGCTGCTCGGGCCAGAGCGCTGCCTGCGTATCGAGCCCGCCGAAGCGGATGCGGGCATCGAGATGGACGACTATGACGAGGCGTTTGCGCGCCTGCCGGACCGCGCAGCGGAACATTTCGAGGGCCGGCGCACCGAGATTTCCACGTTCTTCGGGCAGAAGGTGTTGCCACGCGAGCGGCAGTACTCCGGCAAGTAG
- a CDS encoding HipA domain protein (PFAM: HipA domain protein~KEGG: nha:Nham_4056 HipA-like), which translates to MTYAKVRILPLHLVGETIDKTRSHYLAETGRLVQLMRGIYVDAGDDADATVTRHAVRIAHYLYPRAYLSGASAVLLGPTRDGRLFLSGRRIQRTRLRSLEIIQNAAPEHPSVAPAIIDDGMGEFRIDVSSIRQRFLEAFRIRSEHAAALDETMREQIAQRLIEEYGTPQGAADAVWTLARENQWYREGEHAERFLLRRPAAAPVRNEAALDLTVAWHGAPVGQLTHDGFEWRWRDEDWHGPPLIRQTTPGKLPPFIVSLLPEGWLESVLHDRDERALLKSGRRYMSNITIAERPSELASLPADVLTTPLARYSEDGVFTGRYAGPGRGPIEESFERNLAAIFASSETPRLSGIQIKAPMFLGPDGTLTASTKEPFTHILKPAGTSGFEILPVVEWQALALGAAAGFETPAMALVPMPDGMPPALLVERFDIRSGANDTRLLALEDFCSVLGLPTEAKYDGTMERVARAVRPLSTAPDEDLLIVFRRALFAWLIADGDMHLKNLALLKIAEPGSDHFTSVRMAPLYDAVTTRVFPRLARDRMALKLAGKDDRLRRSEFRAFAATAGVKAAAADEAIDEMTRALGATLDAATLPALLTNSPVAVEAVTEMQRLVRERIDNLS; encoded by the coding sequence GTGACATACGCGAAAGTTAGAATTTTGCCCCTTCACCTCGTAGGCGAGACCATCGACAAGACCCGGAGCCACTACCTGGCCGAGACAGGCCGGCTGGTGCAGCTCATGCGCGGTATCTATGTCGATGCCGGGGATGATGCTGACGCGACAGTCACGCGGCACGCTGTCCGCATTGCCCACTATCTCTATCCACGAGCCTACCTGTCCGGCGCAAGCGCCGTGCTGCTCGGCCCGACCCGCGATGGCCGCCTTTTCCTGAGCGGGCGACGCATCCAGCGCACCCGTCTGCGGTCGCTGGAAATCATCCAGAATGCTGCGCCTGAACATCCTTCGGTCGCGCCCGCCATTATCGATGACGGTATGGGCGAATTCCGGATCGACGTGTCCTCGATCAGGCAGCGTTTCCTGGAGGCTTTCCGGATCAGGAGCGAGCATGCCGCGGCGCTCGACGAAACGATGCGGGAGCAAATCGCGCAGCGTCTGATCGAGGAATATGGAACGCCGCAGGGCGCTGCCGACGCGGTTTGGACTCTTGCCCGCGAGAATCAATGGTACCGCGAAGGCGAACACGCCGAACGATTTCTCCTGCGCCGGCCAGCCGCCGCGCCGGTGCGGAACGAGGCTGCGCTCGATCTTACGGTCGCATGGCACGGCGCGCCGGTCGGGCAACTGACCCATGACGGCTTCGAGTGGCGCTGGCGCGATGAGGACTGGCACGGTCCACCCCTGATCCGGCAGACGACCCCCGGCAAGCTGCCGCCCTTTATCGTCTCCCTGCTGCCGGAAGGCTGGCTTGAGTCCGTGCTTCACGACCGCGACGAACGCGCGCTCCTGAAATCCGGCAGGCGCTACATGTCGAATATCACGATCGCCGAGCGCCCCAGCGAGCTTGCCAGCCTGCCGGCTGACGTCCTGACAACGCCGCTGGCGCGCTATTCAGAGGACGGCGTCTTCACCGGGCGGTACGCCGGCCCCGGACGCGGCCCGATCGAAGAGAGCTTCGAACGCAATCTGGCCGCGATTTTCGCAAGCAGCGAAACGCCGCGCCTTTCGGGCATCCAGATTAAAGCCCCGATGTTCCTCGGCCCGGACGGCACCCTGACGGCCAGCACAAAAGAGCCCTTCACGCATATTCTCAAACCCGCCGGCACCAGTGGCTTTGAAATCCTCCCCGTGGTCGAATGGCAGGCGCTCGCCCTCGGCGCGGCGGCGGGCTTCGAGACGCCGGCCATGGCGCTTGTCCCCATGCCGGACGGCATGCCCCCGGCGCTGCTCGTCGAGCGTTTCGACATCAGGAGCGGCGCCAACGACACGCGCCTGCTGGCGCTGGAGGATTTCTGCTCGGTCCTCGGCCTGCCCACCGAAGCCAAGTATGACGGGACCATGGAGCGCGTCGCCCGCGCCGTGCGGCCGCTGTCAACCGCACCTGACGAAGACCTGCTCATCGTCTTCCGGCGCGCTCTGTTCGCGTGGCTGATCGCCGACGGCGACATGCATCTCAAAAATCTGGCGCTCCTAAAGATCGCCGAACCCGGAAGCGACCATTTTACAAGCGTCCGCATGGCCCCGCTTTACGACGCGGTGACAACGCGCGTATTCCCGCGGCTGGCGCGCGACCGCATGGCGCTCAAGCTCGCCGGCAAGGACGACCGCCTGCGCCGATCCGAATTCAGGGCCTTTGCGGCGACAGCCGGCGTTAAGGCGGCGGCGGCCGACGAGGCCATCGACGAGATGACCCGCGCGCTCGGGGCTACTCTCGACGCCGCCACCCTTCCGGCGCTGCTGACAAACTCTCCGGTGGCGGTTGAAGCGGTCACCGAAATGCAGCGCCTTGTCAGGGAGCGCATCGACAATCTGTCGTAA